One region of Endozoicomonas sp. Mp262 genomic DNA includes:
- a CDS encoding erythrose-4-phosphate dehydrogenase gives MSFRLAINGYGRIGQCVLRALYENSYRNSFEVVAINELSDLETLTYLTRYDTSHGRFPARVESQNEHLRVSDDYIRVFNQQNPEALDWKSMNIDLLLECSGSFKDRRTAELHLESGAPRLLFSQPAQPDVDATIVYGVNEERLSAEHTIVSAASCTTNCIVPVIKALHEAFEIEYGSITTIHSAMNDQPVIDAYNQNDLRLTRSALQSIIPVDTGLPKGIDRLLPELTGCFKATSMRVPTINVSCMDLCVHVKAQTTEQQVNHVLQQATRGRLEGIIGLTYEPHASMDFNHDARSCVVDATQTRVTSGKLVKVLCWFDNEWAFANRMLDVAHCWLSLY, from the coding sequence ATGAGTTTCAGGCTTGCTATCAACGGCTATGGCCGGATTGGCCAATGCGTGCTCAGGGCACTGTACGAAAATAGTTACAGGAATAGCTTTGAAGTGGTGGCTATTAATGAACTCTCTGACCTTGAAACCCTCACTTATCTCACCCGGTATGACACGTCCCACGGGCGTTTTCCAGCCAGAGTTGAAAGCCAGAATGAACACCTCCGGGTTAGCGACGATTATATCAGGGTGTTTAACCAGCAAAATCCTGAGGCGCTTGACTGGAAAAGCATGAATATCGACCTGCTGTTAGAGTGTTCGGGTTCATTTAAGGATCGCAGAACGGCAGAGTTGCATCTGGAAAGCGGAGCGCCAAGGTTACTTTTTTCACAGCCTGCCCAGCCTGATGTGGATGCCACTATTGTTTATGGCGTCAATGAAGAACGATTATCCGCTGAACATACCATTGTTTCAGCAGCCTCCTGCACAACCAATTGTATTGTGCCGGTTATCAAGGCCCTGCATGAAGCCTTTGAAATAGAGTATGGCTCCATCACTACGATCCATTCTGCCATGAATGACCAACCGGTGATTGATGCCTATAACCAGAATGATCTCAGGCTCACGAGAAGTGCCCTGCAATCCATAATTCCTGTTGATACCGGGCTGCCCAAGGGGATAGACCGCCTGTTACCAGAGCTAACGGGGTGCTTTAAAGCCACATCCATGCGGGTGCCCACCATTAACGTCTCCTGCATGGACTTATGCGTTCATGTAAAGGCACAGACCACCGAACAGCAAGTTAACCATGTACTGCAGCAAGCCACCCGGGGACGGCTGGAAGGGATTATCGGGCTAACCTATGAACCCCACGCATCAATGGATTTTAATCACGATGCCCGTTCCTGTGTGGTGGATGCGACCCAGACCCGGGTGACCTCTGGAAAACTGGTGAAAGTACTCTGCTGGTTTGATAATGAATGGGCCTTTGCCAATAGAATGCTGGATGTTGC